One genomic region from Chthonomonas calidirosea T49 encodes:
- a CDS encoding DUF1559 domain-containing protein — MKQKTAFTLIELLVVIAIIAILAAILFPVFAQAREKARQASCTSNIKQLTTAMLMYTQDYDEDFPFWSYADSVACNGPLGNVACQHFESIWFNAIYPYDKNANIYTCPDASDHSTITQNQLWGWTKATDLTTVGINAGLVNAQVNYGMSEPISMGSLCGSPNSSGCSQAALQQVAQTLLIGDCVIALTGNFLPDRTNNPQSANYVLSRVAYPNCNTNPCGAYLNDNGTYTAQPQYDNQARHAQGDIVGFADGHAKWLRDSQVIWGLMDGLGPAQ, encoded by the coding sequence ATGAAACAAAAAACCGCTTTCACATTAATTGAGCTGCTAGTTGTTATCGCGATTATTGCGATACTTGCAGCTATTCTGTTCCCCGTGTTTGCGCAGGCCCGCGAGAAGGCACGACAAGCCAGCTGCACCTCCAACATCAAACAGCTCACCACCGCGATGCTGATGTATACCCAGGACTACGACGAGGACTTTCCGTTCTGGAGCTATGCCGATTCGGTGGCCTGTAATGGCCCGCTTGGCAATGTGGCCTGTCAACATTTCGAGTCGATCTGGTTTAACGCGATCTACCCCTACGATAAAAATGCCAACATCTACACCTGCCCCGATGCCTCCGACCACAGCACCATCACACAAAACCAACTTTGGGGATGGACAAAGGCGACCGATCTGACCACTGTCGGGATCAACGCGGGCTTGGTCAACGCTCAGGTGAACTACGGGATGAGCGAGCCTATCTCTATGGGGTCTCTGTGCGGCAGCCCCAACTCGAGCGGGTGCTCCCAGGCCGCTCTACAGCAGGTGGCGCAAACGCTGCTGATTGGGGACTGCGTGATCGCGCTTACCGGCAACTTCCTTCCCGATCGCACCAACAACCCGCAGTCGGCCAACTACGTGCTTTCACGTGTGGCCTATCCCAACTGCAACACAAACCCTTGCGGTGCCTACCTAAACGATAACGGCACTTACACGGCTCAGCCACAATACGACAATCAGGCGCGCCATGCGCAGGGCGATATTGTGGGCTTTGCCGACGGACATGCCAAGTGGCTGCGCGATTCTCAGGTTATTTGGGGGCTTATGGACGGGCTTGGGCCAGCTCAGTAA
- the rpmA gene encoding 50S ribosomal protein L27, whose protein sequence is MAHKKGVGSSRNGRDSHSKRLGVKEFGGEFVRAGFVLVRQRGTKLHPGKNVGMGSDYTLFALTDGIVKFEGDRKRRRVSVYPVATDGTAQESASVQSA, encoded by the coding sequence ATGGCTCATAAAAAAGGTGTGGGAAGCTCCCGCAACGGCCGCGATAGTCATTCTAAGCGGCTCGGCGTGAAAGAGTTTGGAGGCGAGTTTGTACGCGCCGGCTTCGTGCTCGTACGCCAGAGAGGTACCAAGCTCCACCCTGGTAAGAACGTTGGAATGGGCAGCGATTATACGCTTTTTGCGCTTACCGACGGCATCGTCAAGTTTGAAGGCGACCGAAAACGGCGCCGTGTAAGCGTATATCCCGTGGCAACCGACGGCACCGCTCAAGAGTCGGCTTCCGTACAAAGCGCTTAG
- a CDS encoding SDR family NAD(P)-dependent oxidoreductase, with protein sequence MGRRFEGKTVLVTGGSRGIGAAIARRFASEGAYVVIGYERNKEAAERVVQQIAETGGAAVAFQADMGQCEQVVHLVRTAFSWYKRLDVLVNNAAVLEIRPLLETDRHHAERLFAVNVLGPLAAMREAAKLFGEEGCSIINISSGAAAATPPGLGVYSASKAALEVLTRTFAVELGPRGVRVNAIAPGFTETDMLQQRLDASDRAHIIAQTPLRRLGTPEDIADAVLFLASHEARWITGAVIPVSGGFR encoded by the coding sequence ATGGGCAGACGCTTCGAGGGGAAGACAGTTCTTGTAACGGGCGGTTCGCGCGGCATCGGTGCGGCCATTGCGCGCCGCTTTGCCAGCGAGGGCGCCTATGTCGTCATAGGCTATGAGCGCAACAAAGAAGCTGCCGAACGCGTGGTGCAGCAGATCGCCGAAACCGGTGGCGCTGCAGTGGCCTTTCAGGCCGATATGGGGCAGTGCGAGCAGGTCGTGCATCTGGTGCGAACGGCATTTAGTTGGTACAAACGGCTCGATGTGTTGGTAAACAATGCGGCCGTTTTGGAAATCCGTCCCTTATTGGAGACCGACCGACACCATGCCGAGCGGCTATTTGCGGTAAACGTGTTGGGGCCTTTAGCCGCTATGCGGGAGGCAGCAAAGCTTTTCGGGGAGGAGGGGTGCAGCATTATCAACATATCTTCTGGGGCAGCTGCGGCCACACCGCCCGGGCTTGGTGTTTACAGCGCGAGCAAAGCAGCTTTAGAGGTGCTTACACGTACGTTTGCCGTGGAACTTGGGCCACGAGGGGTGCGGGTGAACGCCATCGCACCTGGCTTCACCGAAACGGACATGCTACAACAGCGATTGGATGCAAGCGACCGTGCTCATATCATCGCCCAAACTCCTCTCCGTCGGTTAGGCACTCCAGAGGACATCGCCGATGCCGTGCTCTTTTTAGCCTCTCACGAGGCTCGATGGATCACGGGAGCGGTGATTCCGGTTAGCGGCGGCTTTCGCTAA
- a CDS encoding redoxin domain-containing protein translates to MPLRMGTPLPELTGATEWINGEVTREQLLGSPVLVHFFAKSCPICHDNMPTVAEWRDRYADLGLKVVAIHMPREQSDTDLEAVRADIEALGIKEPCAIDNLHAIGERFENQLWPAYYVFDAEGVMRGRAGGYAGLRMIEPILKRVLGVEEATV, encoded by the coding sequence ATGCCATTACGTATGGGCACACCATTGCCCGAACTTACTGGGGCCACCGAGTGGATCAATGGGGAGGTCACACGAGAGCAGTTGCTGGGGAGTCCTGTCCTCGTGCATTTCTTTGCCAAAAGCTGTCCTATCTGTCATGACAATATGCCCACGGTGGCCGAATGGCGCGATCGGTATGCCGATTTAGGTTTAAAGGTAGTGGCCATCCATATGCCTCGTGAGCAGTCGGATACGGACTTAGAGGCGGTGCGCGCGGATATTGAGGCCTTGGGCATAAAGGAGCCTTGTGCGATAGACAATCTCCACGCCATAGGCGAGCGATTTGAGAACCAGCTCTGGCCTGCCTACTATGTGTTCGATGCGGAAGGCGTTATGCGAGGGCGAGCTGGGGGCTATGCCGGTTTGCGGATGATCGAACCCATTCTGAAACGTGTCTTAGGGGTAGAAGAGGCTACGGTTTAA
- the rplU gene encoding 50S ribosomal protein L21, which yields MYAIIKTGGKQYRVSAGDRLVVEKLPGEPQTSIELSEVLLVQTDDNLKIGNPLVEGAKVTATILEQTKGKKIKGLTYKPKKNERRRYGHRQQQTILRVDAIHVE from the coding sequence ATGTATGCCATCATAAAAACCGGCGGAAAACAGTATCGCGTGTCGGCAGGCGATCGGCTCGTGGTAGAAAAACTTCCTGGTGAACCTCAAACCTCCATCGAGCTGTCGGAAGTTTTGCTTGTGCAGACCGACGACAATTTGAAAATTGGCAATCCTTTGGTAGAAGGGGCCAAGGTCACCGCTACCATCCTTGAGCAGACCAAGGGCAAGAAGATCAAGGGGTTGACCTATAAGCCGAAAAAGAACGAGCGGCGCCGCTACGGACACCGCCAACAACAGACCATTTTGCGAGTAGATGCTATTCACGTAGAATGA
- the ftsH gene encoding ATP-dependent zinc metalloprotease FtsH, which produces MKGFAWFRFILIAGFVVAILAILLRSSFMGGLGSAGRTMTYSNFYRLLQTNPAQIERVTLTKDTIDVVLHGAMPGQDQEQELVLPPSDQAQADLIQLMSKQGVNFDFKHPVLGDIFSNIIEWLIIPFVFILFFYLFFVRQAQSSGNQALQFGRARVKRVTDSVPKVTFEDVAGVEEAKQELAEIVDFLKNAKKFQALGAKIPKGVLLLGPPGCGKTMLARAVAGEAGVPFFHISGSDFVEMFVGVGASRVRDLFDTAKAHRPSLIFIDEIDAVGRQRGTGVGGGHDEREQTLNQLLVEMDGFDPNAGVIVIAATNRPDVLDPALLRPGRFDRRVVVDAPDFAGRKAIFSVHLRGKPIDDDVNVDTLAKRTPGFTGADIANVVNEAAILAARRDKTRISMREFDEASERVVMGPERKSRRHTEKELRIVAYHELGHAIVAAKLPNADQVYKITIVPRGMSGGATWYIPKEDMQFLRTKQEMMDDIAATLGGRVAEELVFGDVTTGATSDLDRATDLARAMVCEYGMSERLGMVRLGRRMGSPFLGRDLMEDRDYSEEVARIIDEEVRAFIDQGYERARAILTEYREKMDLIAEVLIEKETLTREEFLALLEGRATPDDIRKGIDNTPTAPPAVGTQTTPPETEPPIIQPRLRPEPA; this is translated from the coding sequence TTGAAGGGTTTCGCCTGGTTCCGTTTTATACTGATAGCCGGTTTTGTTGTAGCGATTTTAGCTATCCTGTTACGCTCTTCCTTTATGGGTGGATTGGGTAGCGCCGGTCGTACGATGACCTACTCCAACTTCTACCGGCTTCTACAGACCAACCCAGCCCAGATCGAGCGGGTTACGCTGACGAAGGACACCATAGATGTGGTGTTACACGGCGCCATGCCCGGACAAGACCAGGAGCAGGAGTTGGTATTGCCGCCCTCCGATCAAGCACAGGCCGATCTGATTCAGTTGATGAGCAAACAGGGCGTAAATTTCGATTTTAAGCACCCGGTTCTGGGCGATATCTTTTCTAACATCATAGAATGGCTTATCATACCCTTTGTGTTCATTCTGTTTTTCTACCTCTTCTTTGTGCGTCAGGCTCAGAGCAGCGGCAATCAGGCCTTGCAGTTTGGTAGAGCCCGTGTGAAACGTGTAACCGATTCGGTGCCGAAGGTCACCTTCGAAGACGTTGCCGGCGTGGAAGAGGCCAAACAAGAGCTAGCCGAGATTGTGGATTTTCTAAAAAACGCCAAGAAATTTCAGGCTTTGGGTGCGAAGATTCCGAAAGGCGTGTTGCTGCTTGGCCCTCCGGGCTGTGGGAAAACCATGTTAGCGCGCGCTGTTGCCGGAGAGGCGGGGGTGCCGTTCTTTCATATCTCCGGTTCCGATTTCGTGGAGATGTTTGTGGGAGTGGGTGCCAGCCGCGTCCGCGATCTGTTCGACACGGCCAAGGCGCATCGGCCCTCGCTCATCTTTATTGACGAGATTGATGCAGTTGGCCGTCAACGTGGTACCGGTGTTGGCGGTGGCCACGATGAGCGCGAACAGACTCTCAATCAGCTGTTGGTGGAGATGGACGGTTTCGACCCCAATGCCGGAGTTATTGTGATCGCCGCCACGAACCGTCCGGATGTGCTAGACCCTGCCCTCCTACGTCCCGGCCGTTTTGACCGAAGAGTGGTGGTGGATGCGCCCGATTTCGCCGGTCGTAAGGCCATCTTCTCGGTGCACCTGCGCGGCAAGCCCATAGACGACGATGTGAACGTGGACACATTGGCGAAGCGAACACCCGGGTTTACCGGCGCCGACATCGCCAACGTGGTGAATGAAGCGGCCATTCTTGCTGCCCGACGCGATAAAACCCGCATTAGCATGCGTGAGTTCGATGAGGCGAGCGAGCGTGTGGTGATGGGGCCAGAGCGCAAATCGCGCCGACACACCGAAAAAGAGCTGCGCATTGTGGCCTATCATGAGTTAGGTCATGCTATCGTCGCAGCCAAACTGCCAAATGCCGACCAGGTCTACAAGATCACGATTGTGCCGCGCGGCATGTCCGGTGGTGCCACATGGTACATCCCCAAAGAAGATATGCAGTTCCTCCGCACAAAGCAGGAGATGATGGATGATATCGCGGCTACCCTCGGTGGGCGCGTGGCCGAAGAGCTGGTATTCGGTGACGTTACCACCGGTGCTACCTCGGATCTCGATAGGGCTACCGACCTTGCACGTGCCATGGTGTGCGAGTACGGCATGAGCGAACGGCTCGGCATGGTGCGGCTAGGTCGAAGAATGGGCAGTCCTTTCCTCGGACGCGATCTCATGGAAGATCGGGATTACAGCGAGGAGGTAGCTCGAATCATTGATGAGGAGGTTCGGGCGTTCATCGATCAGGGCTACGAGCGCGCGCGCGCGATCCTCACGGAGTATCGCGAAAAGATGGACCTCATTGCCGAAGTGCTGATCGAAAAGGAGACGCTGACTCGTGAGGAGTTTCTCGCGCTGCTTGAGGGGCGGGCTACGCCGGATGACATTCGCAAGGGTATAGATAATACTCCAACTGCGCCCCCCGCGGTTGGCACGCAGACGACCCCTCCGGAAACAGAGCCGCCCATCATTCAGCCACGCCTACGCCCGGAACCAGCGTAA
- a CDS encoding zinc ribbon domain-containing protein, with product MKCPRCSAEIPADSRFCLRCGTPMQPTGPSYTPSNPVFQPTATKRNGSSPAKWAVLGLIGLGLIGVLAWGFSSRLLQHPAHATQSAPLVQAPAATTTAPLVQAPAVATPSRMVQAPAQPGPQVNVGAISNYLAFLRKVELMKQDLIGKEMGAALGTYGNLTPNEIKAASSSAEAQQFLPHISQDSARLKTEWDQLIQYFLSVQPPPECATLQQKYYEHLAKIEAEFVKVNDSLADAQSNPQEALNTLSQMLGTASADADASAVAADQALADVCNRYGLTKDFSITTGSNASSLLH from the coding sequence ATGAAATGTCCACGCTGCTCGGCAGAAATTCCCGCGGACTCGCGCTTCTGTTTGCGTTGCGGCACGCCTATGCAACCTACAGGCCCCTCGTACACACCATCGAATCCCGTTTTTCAACCAACTGCAACCAAGCGTAATGGAAGCTCCCCGGCCAAGTGGGCGGTTCTTGGCCTTATAGGGCTTGGGCTTATAGGGGTTTTGGCGTGGGGCTTTAGCTCGCGCCTGCTGCAGCATCCCGCTCATGCCACACAATCGGCACCTCTCGTGCAGGCACCTGCTGCTACCACCACCGCGCCGCTCGTGCAAGCCCCAGCTGTCGCTACACCAAGCCGTATGGTCCAGGCTCCGGCACAACCGGGACCACAAGTGAACGTTGGAGCGATCTCCAACTATCTTGCGTTCCTGCGTAAAGTAGAGCTGATGAAGCAAGACCTCATTGGGAAAGAGATGGGAGCTGCCCTAGGTACCTATGGCAATCTCACCCCCAACGAGATCAAGGCTGCATCGAGCAGCGCCGAAGCGCAGCAGTTTTTACCGCATATCAGTCAAGATAGCGCACGTCTCAAAACGGAATGGGATCAGCTTATCCAGTATTTCCTCAGCGTACAACCGCCGCCCGAATGCGCTACGCTTCAGCAAAAGTATTACGAGCATTTAGCTAAGATCGAGGCCGAATTTGTCAAAGTCAACGATTCGCTCGCGGATGCACAGTCCAACCCCCAAGAGGCCTTAAACACTCTTTCCCAGATGCTCGGAACAGCCTCTGCCGATGCGGATGCTTCCGCTGTAGCGGCCGATCAAGCTCTTGCCGATGTATGTAATCGCTATGGGTTGACCAAAGACTTTTCGATTACCACCGGCTCTAACGCCTCAAGCTTGTTGCACTAA
- a CDS encoding M1 family metallopeptidase: MQPIRHLIARYGEKIRGAQPFAPLLIVALCLQLASRTCAAPTSQWITFVQRAIQTHQIAFLQAYTDGSPAKILPWLNRGPTRTWNVQLLTLPNRQSMPSFIVFSCWHTCQSDGDHVHALIETPQGWKIGPEVKEDDSGGYQICNHQLTVRLQPKTHSVLFSDRASVQAIFPKPRPYCLFRLSPDYTITRFSIEGMPVPFHRAGSVVAFIPPHMPPFTMDIAYAGAPDHQDGDYVLPNEAVIDSYWYPQIARLPATSTVQVTAPPAWTPISTGDLQSTIHHPDGSTTLTFYNPIPVCYLTVDMGRYHVYTRTVQGLRLAVYLLDDDASLAQRALNLLQQVLFFYSDHFAPFPYHQYTVVETDGPFDGALEAYSFATFEHGTLLDLLPHELAHTWWGGLQPCTYLHSMWDEAFADYSALLFQRIGGPQAVTLPNDTSLQTTGEERFQMYPVASVFDTTDPVQCDIGYTKGSMVLRVLEEELGLPTMLACLRAFLAERTAGKPAEWSDFQRAVNRITGRNYAVFFQEWLYRAGLPVLQLQDVRLLSRADGYEVTGYIVQKDPIYHLHLPVQLTMLNHDVYRKKIEIDQKSTFFILKTTVKPQYMVIDPDHMIPLATHQDTFWRF; encoded by the coding sequence ATGCAACCGATTCGACATCTCATCGCTCGGTATGGAGAGAAAATCCGTGGCGCACAGCCGTTTGCTCCCCTCCTGATTGTTGCTCTCTGTCTCCAGCTCGCCTCTCGGACGTGTGCAGCGCCTACCTCGCAGTGGATAACGTTCGTCCAGCGGGCTATCCAGACCCATCAGATCGCGTTCCTACAAGCTTATACCGACGGTTCACCAGCCAAAATACTTCCTTGGCTCAATCGCGGCCCTACAAGAACGTGGAATGTACAGCTTCTTACCCTGCCGAATCGGCAGTCCATGCCGTCCTTCATTGTCTTCTCCTGCTGGCACACCTGCCAGAGCGATGGAGATCATGTCCATGCGCTGATAGAAACGCCCCAGGGTTGGAAGATCGGGCCTGAAGTGAAGGAGGACGATTCAGGAGGATACCAAATCTGCAATCATCAACTCACTGTACGCCTTCAGCCCAAAACACACTCCGTGCTTTTTAGCGACCGAGCAAGCGTGCAAGCTATCTTCCCTAAGCCACGCCCCTACTGCCTATTTCGCCTCTCCCCCGACTACACCATTACCCGTTTCTCCATAGAGGGTATGCCCGTTCCCTTTCATCGGGCAGGAAGCGTTGTCGCCTTTATTCCTCCTCATATGCCTCCTTTCACCATGGACATCGCCTATGCGGGTGCTCCCGACCATCAAGATGGCGACTATGTGTTGCCAAACGAGGCTGTGATCGATTCCTATTGGTACCCGCAAATTGCTCGCCTACCGGCCACCTCTACCGTTCAGGTCACTGCCCCTCCCGCTTGGACGCCCATCTCCACAGGCGATCTGCAGTCCACCATCCATCATCCCGACGGATCCACAACGCTCACCTTTTATAACCCCATTCCTGTTTGTTATCTAACGGTGGATATGGGGCGCTACCATGTCTATACGCGAACGGTGCAGGGCCTTCGATTGGCAGTCTATCTGCTCGACGACGATGCGTCCCTAGCACAACGAGCGCTGAACCTCTTGCAGCAGGTGCTCTTTTTCTACAGCGATCACTTTGCACCGTTTCCCTACCATCAGTACACGGTGGTCGAAACCGACGGACCGTTTGACGGAGCCTTAGAGGCCTATTCATTCGCTACATTTGAGCACGGCACCCTCCTCGATCTGCTGCCCCACGAGCTAGCGCATACCTGGTGGGGCGGCCTTCAGCCGTGCACCTATCTACACTCTATGTGGGACGAGGCGTTTGCCGACTACTCCGCCCTCCTCTTTCAGCGGATCGGCGGCCCTCAAGCGGTTACATTGCCCAACGACACCTCTCTTCAAACCACAGGAGAAGAGCGATTTCAGATGTACCCTGTGGCCTCCGTCTTTGATACCACTGACCCCGTGCAGTGCGATATCGGCTACACGAAAGGGAGCATGGTTTTGAGGGTACTTGAGGAAGAGTTGGGCTTGCCTACCATGCTGGCTTGCCTTCGCGCGTTTTTAGCGGAGCGCACAGCCGGTAAGCCGGCGGAGTGGAGCGATTTTCAGCGCGCAGTAAATCGTATAACAGGAAGGAACTATGCAGTGTTCTTTCAAGAATGGCTTTACCGAGCCGGCCTACCGGTGCTGCAATTGCAGGATGTACGGCTCTTAAGCAGAGCAGATGGCTATGAGGTGACAGGCTATATTGTCCAAAAAGACCCGATCTATCACCTTCATTTGCCAGTTCAGTTGACAATGTTGAATCATGACGTTTACAGAAAGAAGATAGAAATCGATCAGAAAAGCACATTTTTTATCCTAAAGACGACAGTTAAGCCCCAGTATATGGTCATTGATCCAGATCATATGATCCCTTTGGCCACGCATCAGGACACCTTTTGGCGCTTTTAA
- the aroF gene encoding 3-deoxy-7-phosphoheptulonate synthase — protein MMVLMSVDATQQQIDDVIELIKQHNLKALHLPGDEHVAIGIASAIPPELREPLALALQALPGVDHVVHISRPYKLASREFWRTDTVVQIGEVKIGGNAPCVVMAGPCSVESREQIFAAAQAVKAAGAKILRGGAYKPRTSPYSFQGLGLEGLKLLKEVSNQLGILTVSEVMSPEDVEKVAEHVDILQIGARNMQNYALLVAVGRSGRPTLLKRGIAATIDEFLLAAEYLLHHGTKDVILCERGIHPLDRTYTRYTLDLTAVPVIKHLSHLPVIVDPSHGTGAARYVPAMARAAIAAGADGLLIEVHPDPKHALSDGAQSLTPEQFSALMKELERVAMAVGRCL, from the coding sequence ATGATGGTATTGATGAGCGTAGATGCTACACAACAACAGATAGATGACGTGATTGAGTTGATTAAACAACACAATCTGAAGGCACTCCACTTGCCCGGCGATGAACATGTGGCCATCGGCATCGCAAGCGCCATTCCTCCCGAACTCCGCGAGCCTCTTGCCCTTGCCCTGCAGGCGCTTCCAGGGGTGGATCACGTGGTTCATATTAGTCGCCCCTACAAGCTGGCTTCTCGTGAGTTCTGGCGTACTGATACGGTGGTGCAGATCGGAGAGGTTAAAATTGGAGGAAATGCCCCCTGTGTAGTAATGGCTGGTCCCTGCTCTGTCGAGAGTAGAGAGCAGATATTCGCTGCCGCTCAAGCGGTAAAAGCGGCCGGTGCAAAGATTTTGCGGGGGGGTGCCTATAAACCGCGCACCTCACCCTACTCCTTTCAAGGACTAGGCCTCGAAGGACTTAAACTGCTCAAAGAGGTAAGCAACCAACTCGGCATTCTTACTGTTTCCGAAGTGATGTCGCCTGAAGATGTGGAGAAAGTGGCCGAGCACGTGGATATACTCCAGATCGGGGCGCGCAACATGCAAAACTACGCCCTGCTGGTTGCCGTTGGACGTTCCGGACGTCCTACATTACTGAAGCGCGGCATCGCCGCCACCATTGATGAGTTCCTGCTCGCAGCGGAGTACCTGCTGCATCACGGCACAAAAGATGTGATCCTCTGCGAACGCGGCATTCATCCTCTTGATAGAACCTACACGCGCTACACCCTTGACCTCACTGCGGTGCCGGTCATTAAACATCTGTCGCACCTGCCCGTCATTGTCGATCCCTCGCATGGGACGGGAGCAGCGCGCTACGTGCCAGCCATGGCCCGCGCGGCCATCGCCGCCGGCGCCGATGGTCTGCTCATCGAAGTGCACCCCGATCCGAAACATGCCCTCTCGGACGGAGCGCAATCGCTTACCCCCGAGCAGTTTAGCGCCCTCATGAAGGAGCTCGAGCGCGTGGCCATGGCGGTAGGCCGCTGTCTATAA
- a CDS encoding aldehyde dehydrogenase family protein: MYDGRTNYIAGRWRAASNGATFPSLNPANTEQMIGIFARSGAEDVRQAVEAAEQAYPQWSRVPKPERAALLLRMGRLLEQNKEELARLMVLEMGKVLEEAQGDVQEAIDMAYYMAGFGRMPDGYVVPSERTDIYCAARRVPVGVVGVITPWNFPIAIPSWKIFPALLAGNTVVFKPSEETPGLACRFVELLVEAGLPNGVLNLVTGYGSEAGTALVEASGVRVISFTGSTAVGKQIAARCGEQMKRVSCELGGKNAILVLDDADLELACKGALWGAFATSGQRCTAASRILVQRNIKTRFLQAFVERAAGLHVGFGLDPQVEVGPVINRQQLRRVHEYVAIGQQEGARVVTGGSVLTEGDYAKGCYYAPTVFDGATPQMRIAQEEIFGPVTAIIEVSDLEEALAAANATAYGLSLSIYTTDVRKAFRAMEQLEAGLVYVNLPTSGAEIQLPFGGMKHTGNGSREAGWVAMDYCTEWKSVYVNYSQASELVRAQIDTAGKASHPVERQ; encoded by the coding sequence ATGTATGACGGAAGAACCAACTATATTGCAGGGCGGTGGCGTGCTGCAAGCAATGGCGCCACCTTTCCTTCCCTCAATCCCGCCAACACCGAGCAGATGATTGGTATCTTTGCCCGTTCGGGGGCAGAGGACGTGCGCCAGGCCGTAGAGGCTGCCGAACAGGCCTATCCCCAATGGTCGCGGGTACCCAAACCGGAGCGAGCGGCACTGTTACTGCGAATGGGGCGGCTGTTAGAGCAGAACAAAGAGGAGCTAGCACGCCTCATGGTATTGGAGATGGGCAAGGTATTAGAAGAGGCCCAGGGCGATGTGCAGGAGGCCATTGACATGGCCTACTACATGGCTGGCTTTGGGCGGATGCCCGACGGCTATGTGGTGCCAAGCGAGCGAACCGACATCTACTGTGCCGCGCGGCGGGTACCGGTAGGCGTGGTGGGCGTGATCACCCCGTGGAACTTTCCCATTGCCATTCCCTCTTGGAAGATTTTTCCCGCCCTACTTGCGGGAAATACGGTCGTGTTTAAACCGTCGGAGGAGACTCCTGGGCTTGCCTGTCGTTTTGTGGAGCTATTGGTCGAGGCTGGCTTGCCCAACGGAGTTCTCAATCTAGTAACGGGCTACGGTTCGGAGGCCGGCACAGCTCTGGTAGAGGCAAGCGGAGTACGGGTTATCTCATTCACCGGCTCGACTGCGGTGGGAAAACAGATCGCAGCGCGTTGTGGCGAGCAGATGAAACGAGTTAGCTGTGAGCTAGGCGGCAAGAACGCTATTCTGGTTTTGGACGATGCCGACCTGGAGTTAGCTTGTAAAGGAGCGTTATGGGGTGCCTTCGCCACCTCGGGTCAGCGCTGTACCGCAGCAAGTCGCATTCTGGTTCAGCGGAATATCAAGACGCGCTTTCTGCAAGCCTTTGTCGAAAGAGCTGCTGGCTTGCACGTGGGGTTTGGGCTTGACCCTCAAGTGGAGGTGGGCCCCGTGATCAATCGGCAACAGCTGCGGCGCGTTCACGAGTATGTGGCGATCGGGCAGCAGGAGGGAGCGAGGGTGGTTACGGGCGGATCCGTATTGACGGAGGGAGACTATGCGAAGGGTTGCTATTATGCCCCCACTGTTTTCGATGGGGCGACCCCGCAGATGCGCATTGCCCAAGAGGAGATTTTCGGGCCGGTGACCGCCATTATCGAAGTAAGCGACCTCGAAGAGGCTCTTGCCGCCGCCAACGCCACGGCCTACGGATTATCGCTTTCTATCTACACAACCGATGTACGCAAGGCCTTTCGGGCTATGGAGCAGTTGGAGGCCGGCCTCGTCTACGTGAATCTGCCCACAAGCGGTGCGGAGATTCAACTGCCTTTTGGGGGAATGAAGCACACGGGAAACGGCTCACGCGAGGCAGGGTGGGTGGCTATGGACTACTGCACGGAGTGGAAGTCGGTGTACGTCAACTACAGTCAAGCCAGCGAGTTAGTGCGGGCACAAATTGACACGGCCGGCAAAGCGAGCCATCCGGTCGAAAGGCAATAG